A stretch of Mytilus edulis chromosome 11, xbMytEdul2.2, whole genome shotgun sequence DNA encodes these proteins:
- the LOC139495750 gene encoding adhesive plaque matrix protein 2-like yields MKSLILTMTALLGMFFVPAIEMKRKRCRQRPTVGQDACSENPCENSGVCTNTATGFSCACTDLWTGPTCSRQDACSGNPCENSGVCTNTATGFYCACTDLWTGPTCSRQDACSGNPCENSGVCTNTATGFSCACTDQWTGPTCSRQDACSGNPCENSGVCTNTATGFSCACTGQWTGPTCSNVASFCNPSPCRNGGTCFVFFQHGDMSLSQRLEGPPL; encoded by the exons ATGAAGTCATTGATTCTCACCATGACAGCTCTTTTGGGAATGTTCTTTGTTCCAGCCATTGAAA TGAAAAGAAAAAGATGTCGCCAAAGACCAACTGTTG GACAAGATGCATGTTCTGAAAATCCATGTGAGAATAGTGGAGTATGTACCAATACTGCAACGGGATTTTCGTGTGCTTGTACTGACCTGTGGACTGGACCTACATGCTCAA GACAAGATGCATGTTCTGGAAATCCTTGTGAGAATAGTGGAGTATGTACCAATACTGCAACGGGATTTTACTGTGCTTGTACTGACCTGTGGACTGGACCTACATGCTCAA GACAAGATGCATGTTCTGGTAATCCATGTGAGAATAGTGGAGTATGTACCAATACTGCAACGGGATTTTCATGTGCTTGTACTGACCAGTGGACTGGACCTACATGCTCAA GACAAGATGCATGTTCTGGTAATCCATGTGAGAATAGTGGAGTATGTACCAATACTGCAACGGGATTTTCGTGTGCTTGTACTGGCCAGTGGACTGGACCTACATGCTCAA ATGTAGCAAGTTTTTGTAACCCAAGTCCTTGTAGGAATGGAGgcacatgttttgttttttttcaacacGGAGACATGTCGCTGTCACAGCGGTTGGAAGGGCCCCCATTGTGA